A genomic segment from Bacillus rossius redtenbacheri isolate Brsri chromosome 5, Brsri_v3, whole genome shotgun sequence encodes:
- the LOC134532037 gene encoding dehydrogenase/reductase SDR family member 12-like isoform X2, translating to MSLYRNAVWFLKGWQEYTKGGYEVAAKHFCNTDLDVDCTSQVYMITGANSGIGKCVALEVARRGGEVHMVCRNQQNAEKTKSEIVEESCNQNIYVHILDLSQPRNVYKFAKDFAASTDKLDVLVNNAGCMVNSREVDGDGLEKNFATNTLGTYVLTKTLLPLLKRSAKPRVIMVSSGGMLVQKLNSKDLQFESMSPFDGTLAYAQNKRQQIIVMECLAREDPDVFFAAMHPGWADTPAVRSAMPDFYSRMKERLRSAEQGADTAVWLAVSEAALKHASGLFFQDRSPVSTHLPLAWTKTSKDEDEKFVAQLNELMEKFKN from the exons ATGTCACTGTACAGAAATGCAGTATGGTTTCTGAAAGGCTGGCAGGAATATACGAA aGGCGGCTATGAAGTGGCAGCTAAACATTTCTGCAACACCGACCTGGATGTGGACTGCACCAGCCAAGTGTACATGATAACAG GTGCGAACAGCGGCATCGGGAAGTGCGTGGCGCTGGAGgtggcgaggagggggggagaggtCCACATGGTGTGCCGCAACCAGCAGAACGCCGAGAAGACCAAGAGCGAGATAGTCGAGGAGTCGTGTAACCAG aacaTTTATGTTCACATTTTAGACCTTTCGCAGCCAAGAAATGTTTACAAGTTTGCCAAAGACTTTGCAGCCAGCACAGACAAATTGGATGTTTTG GTGAACAACGCGGGCTGCATGGTGAACAGCCGAGAGGTGGACGGGGATGGCCTGGAGAAGAACTTTGCCACCAACACGCTCGGCACGTACGTGCTCACCAAGACGCTGCTCCCGCTGCTGAAGAG GTCTGCCAAGCCTCGAGTCATAATGGTGTCCTCCGGCGGGATGCTGGTGCAGAAGTTGAACTCCAAGGACCTGCAGTTCGAGAGCATGAGTCCTTTTGACGGCACCTTGGCGTACGCACAGAACAAGCGTCAGCAG ATCATCGTGATGGAGTGCCTGGCGCGGGAGGACCCGGACGTGTTCTTCGCGGCGATGCACCCCGGCTGGGCCGACACGCCGGCCGTGCGCTCGGCCATGCCCGACTTCTACAGCCGCATGAAGGAGCGTCTGCGCAGCGCGGAGCAGGGCGCCGACACGGCGGTGTGGCTGGCCGTGTCGGAGGCGGCCCTCAAGCATGCCAGCGGCCTCTTCTTCCAGG ATCGAAGTCCCGTCTCCACGCACCTGCCTCTGGCTTGGACGAAGACATCGAAGGACGAAGACGAGAAGTTTGTTGCCCAGCTCAACGAGCTGATGGAGAAGTTCAAGAACTGA
- the LOC134532037 gene encoding dehydrogenase/reductase SDR family member 12-like isoform X1: protein MSLYRNAVWFLKGWQEYTKGGYEVAAKHFCNTDLDVDCTSQVYMITGANSGIGKCVALEVARRGGEVHMVCRNQQNAEKTKSEIVEESCNQNIYVHILDLSQPRNVYKFAKDFAASTDKLDVLVNNAGCMVNSREVDGDGLEKNFATNTLGTYVLTKTLLPLLKRSAKPRVIMVSSGGMLVQKLNSKDLQFESMSPFDGTLAYAQNKRQQIIVMECLAREDPDVFFAAMHPGWADTPAVRSAMPDFYSRMKERLRSAEQGADTAVWLAVSEAALKHASGLFFQGEDPPCSVAVVCLGVLSFPPTRYFVNALLEKPLPFVFRNGLDVEEKLISLSISISPIILEF from the exons ATGTCACTGTACAGAAATGCAGTATGGTTTCTGAAAGGCTGGCAGGAATATACGAA aGGCGGCTATGAAGTGGCAGCTAAACATTTCTGCAACACCGACCTGGATGTGGACTGCACCAGCCAAGTGTACATGATAACAG GTGCGAACAGCGGCATCGGGAAGTGCGTGGCGCTGGAGgtggcgaggagggggggagaggtCCACATGGTGTGCCGCAACCAGCAGAACGCCGAGAAGACCAAGAGCGAGATAGTCGAGGAGTCGTGTAACCAG aacaTTTATGTTCACATTTTAGACCTTTCGCAGCCAAGAAATGTTTACAAGTTTGCCAAAGACTTTGCAGCCAGCACAGACAAATTGGATGTTTTG GTGAACAACGCGGGCTGCATGGTGAACAGCCGAGAGGTGGACGGGGATGGCCTGGAGAAGAACTTTGCCACCAACACGCTCGGCACGTACGTGCTCACCAAGACGCTGCTCCCGCTGCTGAAGAG GTCTGCCAAGCCTCGAGTCATAATGGTGTCCTCCGGCGGGATGCTGGTGCAGAAGTTGAACTCCAAGGACCTGCAGTTCGAGAGCATGAGTCCTTTTGACGGCACCTTGGCGTACGCACAGAACAAGCGTCAGCAG ATCATCGTGATGGAGTGCCTGGCGCGGGAGGACCCGGACGTGTTCTTCGCGGCGATGCACCCCGGCTGGGCCGACACGCCGGCCGTGCGCTCGGCCATGCCCGACTTCTACAGCCGCATGAAGGAGCGTCTGCGCAGCGCGGAGCAGGGCGCCGACACGGCGGTGTGGCTGGCCGTGTCGGAGGCGGCCCTCAAGCATGCCAGCGGCCTCTTCTTCCAGGGTGAGGACCCTCCTTGCAGTGTGGCGGTTGTTTGCCTCGGAGTGCTCTCGTTTCCCCCCACCCGCTACTTCGTCAACGCTCTGTTGGAAAAACCACTACCTTTCGTCTTTCGTAATGGCCTCGATGTCGAAGAGAAGTTAATCTCTCTCTCCATTTCCATCTCGCCTATCATTTTGGAATTTTAG
- the LOC134532037 gene encoding dehydrogenase/reductase SDR family member 12-like isoform X3, translated as MITGANSGIGKCVALEVARRGGEVHMVCRNQQNAEKTKSEIVEESCNQNIYVHILDLSQPRNVYKFAKDFAASTDKLDVLVNNAGCMVNSREVDGDGLEKNFATNTLGTYVLTKTLLPLLKRSAKPRVIMVSSGGMLVQKLNSKDLQFESMSPFDGTLAYAQNKRQQIIVMECLAREDPDVFFAAMHPGWADTPAVRSAMPDFYSRMKERLRSAEQGADTAVWLAVSEAALKHASGLFFQDRSPVSTHLPLAWTKTSKDEDEKFVAQLNELMEKFKN; from the exons ATGATAACAG GTGCGAACAGCGGCATCGGGAAGTGCGTGGCGCTGGAGgtggcgaggagggggggagaggtCCACATGGTGTGCCGCAACCAGCAGAACGCCGAGAAGACCAAGAGCGAGATAGTCGAGGAGTCGTGTAACCAG aacaTTTATGTTCACATTTTAGACCTTTCGCAGCCAAGAAATGTTTACAAGTTTGCCAAAGACTTTGCAGCCAGCACAGACAAATTGGATGTTTTG GTGAACAACGCGGGCTGCATGGTGAACAGCCGAGAGGTGGACGGGGATGGCCTGGAGAAGAACTTTGCCACCAACACGCTCGGCACGTACGTGCTCACCAAGACGCTGCTCCCGCTGCTGAAGAG GTCTGCCAAGCCTCGAGTCATAATGGTGTCCTCCGGCGGGATGCTGGTGCAGAAGTTGAACTCCAAGGACCTGCAGTTCGAGAGCATGAGTCCTTTTGACGGCACCTTGGCGTACGCACAGAACAAGCGTCAGCAG ATCATCGTGATGGAGTGCCTGGCGCGGGAGGACCCGGACGTGTTCTTCGCGGCGATGCACCCCGGCTGGGCCGACACGCCGGCCGTGCGCTCGGCCATGCCCGACTTCTACAGCCGCATGAAGGAGCGTCTGCGCAGCGCGGAGCAGGGCGCCGACACGGCGGTGTGGCTGGCCGTGTCGGAGGCGGCCCTCAAGCATGCCAGCGGCCTCTTCTTCCAGG ATCGAAGTCCCGTCTCCACGCACCTGCCTCTGGCTTGGACGAAGACATCGAAGGACGAAGACGAGAAGTTTGTTGCCCAGCTCAACGAGCTGATGGAGAAGTTCAAGAACTGA